GGTGATGAACACGTGACTGCACCACTCAGAAGAATCGTTTTAGACGTACTTAAACCGATTAAAGGCCCAACTATAATAGATGTAGCCGAGGAACTTGCAAACCTAGATGGCGTAGATGGAGTTAATATCACAGTGACAGAGATAGATGTTGAAACCATAACTATAACCATGGTCATAGAAGGCTCTGATATTAAGTTCGAGGA
The sequence above is a segment of the Candidatus Tiamatella incendiivivens genome. Coding sequences within it:
- a CDS encoding DUF211 domain-containing protein is translated as MTAPLRRIVLDVLKPIKGPTIIDVAEELANLDGVDGVNITVTEIDVETITITMVIEGSDIKFE